Proteins from one Erysipelothrix larvae genomic window:
- a CDS encoding LCP family protein codes for MKKQKGSNPKRDLTMKRFGWVVLGIQALFSALSIYAIIDANVLPTRYLLIAMGVIVLLLILMGLWVIKNKGFASRIISLILSIAILLGTIYVMNASSFIGGVTGGSTNTHVINVLVLDESPAKNISDVKDEQFGVNTQQEQETANRAVTLIKEKDNIDISIKAYSDYETMIDDLYDGTVKVIIMSEGNMSLMDEIDENFTSNVRIIASYKYEEEVVQRDTRPDVLKETYSIFLSGIDTYGPVSTVSRSDVNMIITVNPKTNQILLTSIPRDYFVTLASRGAKDKLTHAGLYGVEESMNTLENLLNIDIDFYVRVNFSSVTDIVDALGGVEVYTKYNFVTLHGGYRFTAGNNSVNGAQALSFVRERYNLPNGDNDRVYHQQQLVQGILNKAMSPSIITRFSSVLNSVSGSLQMSFSESELTSIIRHQVDSMESWDIQQVQLTGTGSSGVTYSMPGRNLYIMIPNQDSVNRASSLIHQMENGEVISVD; via the coding sequence ATGAAGAAACAAAAAGGATCAAATCCAAAAAGAGATCTTACAATGAAACGTTTTGGATGGGTAGTCTTGGGAATTCAAGCGTTATTTTCTGCGTTATCGATTTACGCAATTATCGATGCGAATGTTTTACCAACACGTTATCTATTAATTGCAATGGGCGTGATCGTACTGCTCCTTATCTTGATGGGTCTATGGGTCATTAAGAACAAAGGCTTTGCATCACGAATTATCAGTTTAATATTATCGATTGCGATTTTACTGGGAACCATCTACGTCATGAATGCCAGTAGTTTTATTGGTGGTGTGACAGGTGGGAGTACAAATACACACGTTATTAACGTTCTTGTATTGGATGAAAGTCCTGCGAAAAATATTTCCGATGTCAAAGATGAGCAGTTTGGTGTAAATACACAACAAGAACAAGAAACTGCAAACCGTGCAGTAACCCTTATTAAAGAGAAAGACAACATTGATATCTCAATTAAGGCATATTCTGATTATGAAACCATGATTGATGATCTCTATGATGGAACGGTTAAAGTGATCATTATGAGTGAAGGGAACATGTCATTAATGGATGAAATTGATGAAAACTTCACAAGTAACGTACGTATTATTGCGTCTTATAAATATGAAGAAGAAGTCGTACAAAGAGACACACGACCTGACGTCTTAAAGGAAACCTACAGTATCTTCCTCAGTGGAATTGATACCTATGGACCAGTTTCCACAGTATCACGTTCAGATGTGAATATGATTATTACCGTAAACCCAAAAACAAATCAAATTTTACTCACAAGTATTCCACGTGATTACTTCGTAACCCTTGCATCACGAGGTGCGAAGGATAAACTCACTCATGCGGGACTTTATGGTGTTGAAGAATCCATGAATACACTTGAAAACTTATTGAACATCGATATTGACTTCTATGTTCGTGTTAATTTCTCATCTGTAACGGATATTGTGGATGCTTTGGGTGGTGTTGAAGTTTATACTAAATATAACTTTGTTACGTTACACGGTGGATATCGATTTACTGCAGGGAATAACTCAGTAAATGGCGCACAAGCATTGTCATTTGTGCGTGAACGTTACAACTTGCCAAATGGTGATAATGATCGTGTTTACCACCAACAACAACTTGTACAAGGAATCTTAAATAAAGCAATGTCACCATCCATTATTACACGCTTTAGTTCAGTCCTTAACTCAGTGTCAGGTTCACTTCAAATGAGTTTCTCAGAAAGTGAACTCACATCCATTATTCGTCATCAAGTGGATTCGATGGAAAGCTGGGATATCCAACAAGTACAATTAACCGGTACGGGATCATCGGGTGTTACATACAGTATGCCTGGACGTAATCTATACATTATGATTCCAAACCAAGATTCAGTAAACCGTGCATCATCATTAATCCATCAAATGGAAAATGGTGAAGTGATTAGTGTTGATTAA